The DNA segment AGCAAGTCAGTTTTATTTTTTCCGATTCATATAGATCAACACGAGACACACCATGACGCAGCAAGGGCAATTTCCAGCTAATTCCGAAAAATCAGTAACTACCGAACCTCAAGTTTCAGAAAATGAACTGATTGCCCAGCGTCATGCCAAGTTAAAAGCAATTCAAGAAAAAACTGCGCTGTCTGGTGGCAATGCATTTCCAAATACTTTTCGCCGCAACCATTATGCGCAGGATTTGCATGAGCAGTATGCTGATGTGACTCAGGAGCAATTCGCAGAGCAAGATAAAGTTGTGGTGCAACTGGCTGGTCGTGTGATGCTCAAGCGCGTCATGGGTAAAGCAAGCTTCCTTACCATTCAAGATATGAGTGGCCGCATCCAGCTTTATGTCTCTAAAAATGAGATTGACGAAGCGACCTATGATGACTTTAAAACATGGGATTTAGGCGATATCGTGGGTGTAGAGGGCTATGTATTTCGCACTAAAATGGGCGAATTGTCTGTTCATGCAACCCGCATTGAGCTCCTGACCAAATCGTTGCGCCCATTACCCGATAAGTTTCATGGTTTGAGTGATACCGAAGCAAAATACCGTGCACGTCATTTAGATCTCATCACCAATGATGAGACACGCAAGACTTTTATGATTCGCGCGCAAGTTATTGCGGGTATTCGTCAATTCTTGCTGAATGAGCGTTTCATGGAAGTAGAAACGCCGATGATGCATATTATTCCTGGCGGTGCTGCTGCACGTCCATTTGCAACTCATCATAATGCACTTGATATGCCGCTGTACTTGCGTATTGCACCTGAGCTTTATTTAAAGCGCTTGGTTGTTGGTGGTTTTGAGCGCGTGTTTGAGATCAATCGTAACTTCCGGAATGAGGGTGTTTCTACCCGTCATAATCCCGAATTCACCATGATTGAGTTTTATCAGGCGTATGCAGATTATAAGGACTTGATGAAACTGACTGAAGATATGCTTGAGCATTTGGCACTGCAGATTTTGGGCACGACTGAT comes from the Aquirhabdus parva genome and includes:
- the lysS gene encoding lysine--tRNA ligase yields the protein MTQQGQFPANSEKSVTTEPQVSENELIAQRHAKLKAIQEKTALSGGNAFPNTFRRNHYAQDLHEQYADVTQEQFAEQDKVVVQLAGRVMLKRVMGKASFLTIQDMSGRIQLYVSKNEIDEATYDDFKTWDLGDIVGVEGYVFRTKMGELSVHATRIELLTKSLRPLPDKFHGLSDTEAKYRARHLDLITNDETRKTFMIRAQVIAGIRQFLLNERFMEVETPMMHIIPGGAAARPFATHHNALDMPLYLRIAPELYLKRLVVGGFERVFEINRNFRNEGVSTRHNPEFTMIEFYQAYADYKDLMKLTEDMLEHLALQILGTTDVPYQGEVFSFKGEYKKISMANAILEHNPEINAEQVNDREFLANFVQTVLKEKVKDGFGLGKLQTIVFEETVETKLRQPTFITEYPAETSPLARRNDHNPHITDRFEFFIGGRELANGFSELNDPIDQAERFRQQVAEKDAGDDEAMHFDADFVEALEYGLPPTAGQGIGIDRLVMLFADAASIRDVILFPHMRRKEG